The nucleotide sequence GGCTGCCAAAACCCTGGATGTCCTAAATGCCGCCGAATTTGCCCAGCTTGAAAATGAAGTATTCAAAAATAACGCTTATCCTAACCCAGCTTCGTTGGGCGAAGGTACCGACTGGCAAAGTCTGATTTTCCAGAAAGCTCCTATTCAAAGCCACCAGTTATCCATCAACGGCGGAAGCGAAAAAACGCAGCTCGCATTATCGGCCAACTACTTCAATCAGGACGGAATCATTGTCAATTCCAATTTTAAGAGGTACTCCTACCGGCTTAATGTAGACCACAAGGTAAGCAACCGCTTCAAGGTAGGTACCAGTATTTTGGGTAGTATCATCGTCAACAACGGGATCGATGCCGGCAGTACCACCATCGGTGATGCGGGCGTGGTAACCGCCAGTGTTCTGGGTGCGGCTGTTGGCGCACCGCCCACGCTGCAACCCTACCGCGAAGATGGCTCTATTTTTCCCTTTGGCGAGCAAGGCAACGGGCAGTACCGCGAGGTAGTCAACCCACTTAACTATACGGCCATTACACGCCAGCGGAATATCAAACGTACTTTGGTGAATTTGTTCGGAGAGTTCGAGATTCTGCCGGGTTTTACGTATCGGGCCTCGTTCAATGCGGACGTTCAAAACCGCCTCGACGATTTTTATTCTCCCCTATCGATCATCAACCGGGCCGATATCAGCGATAACTCGGGCTCGGCCTCGAAGTCCAACAGCAACTTCCTGGGACTTCTGCACGAGAGCATCCTGTCGTACAGCCATAAATTTGGCGAAGACCACAGTCTGCGCTTCACGGGTCTGTTTGCCTCGCAGGTCGAAAACTCCAATTCCAACTCCATCAGCGCGTCAGGTTTTCCCAATGATGCTACCCGTAACGAAGCTCTGCAGTTGGCCCTCAACCGCACCGTTAGCAGCGGTCGCTCCAAGCAGCGGCTCGATTCCTACATGGGCCGGATCAACTACGGTTTCCGCGACAAGTACTTCCTTGACCTGACCGCCCGCGTGGATGGATCGAGCAAGTTCGGAGCTAACCACAAGTATGGTTTCTTCCCGGCGATCTCGGCGGCCTGGCGGATCATAGAAGAAGATTTCATCAAGGATTTGCGCTGGATGTCGGACTTGAAACTCCGCGCCAGCTACGGAATCACGGGTAACGCCGGTGGACTAAACCCCTATCAATCCCTGGCGACGGTGAGCTCGGGTGGAGGGTATAACCTGGGCAATACTTATCAGACAGCCATCAGTCCGACCGGTATCGCCAATCCGGACTTGCGATGGGAAAAATCAGCTCAGACGGACATTGGCCTCGACATTGGATTGTTCAACAACCGCCTGTCCATTGTCATGGACTATTACTACAAGCGTACCGATGACCTGCTGTATGTAAAAACCCTGCCGCTATCTTCGGGCTACGGCAGCATCACCGGCAACTATGCTTCACTGGAAAACAAGGGCTTCGAGTTTGCGGCCAATGCTACGATCCTGAACGGCCCGGTACGCTGGTCGGTGTCAGGTAACCTGACCGCCAACCGCAACAAATTGTTGGATCTGGATGGAGGTACCACGCAGGAGCGCTTCGTGACCAACTATTCCCTCCTGAGTGTCGGACAGCCGCTGGGTGTATTCAAAACCTACGTGTTCGACGGGATTAACCAAACCGGCGACGCCATTATTCCGGGCTACGACGGACGTGTGGGCGGACACAAAGTAAAAGACCTGAACAACGATGGCGCCATTAATTCAGAAGATCAGATCATTACTGGAAATCCCAATCCTAAATTCATTTTTGGAGCTTCTACCAACCTGAGCTACAAGAACTTCGATTTCAGTCTTTTTCTGTCGGGCTCACAGGGCAACGACACCTATAATGTCAGCCGCCTATCGTTCGAAAATCCGCTGGGACAACGCAACCTGCTGGAAGGAGTGGTAAATCGCTGGACTCCCACGAATCCGAGCAATCAGTACGTGAGTGCCTTTGTGGCAGGCCGCCTTCCCATTACAGACTATGCCATGGAAGATGGCTCCTACGTCCGCCTGAAAAATATAACCCTGGGCTATACACTACCCACGATCAAGGGCATCAGCCGGGTGCGCATCTACGTAAGTAGCAACAACCTGCTTACACTCACGAAGTACACGGGCTTTGATCCGGAAGTCAACACCTACGCGGGCTCTAATACCGCCATCGGCATCGACAACCTGGTGTACCCTCAGGCCAAGTCATTCCTGGGCGGCATTCAGCTGACTTTTTAAGTAGGTGTTAAAAACTTGGTAGTAAGCAACCATAAAAAGAAACTAATCATGAAATCAAGGTTAAAATCCCTTTATAAAATACTGCCCCTGGTTATGCTGGGCATTGGCATGACTGCCTGCGAACTGGATGAGACAGTATACTCGTCCATTTTTACCGATAATTTTTACAAAACAGGCTCCGATGCCGAGAAGGGCCTCATCGCCGTATACGATGCCATGCGTGGCCTGTACGGTGGACCTGCCGCGGTGATGGTACCCGACTACAGCGCCGACCAGGTGTACCCCCGGGCGGTGGTAGGCCGTAATACGCTGACGCTTTTTACCGTAGAGCCCACCTATACTACCCAACGCAGCGCCGGCCGTACCAACGAGTCACCCCAGCAGATTTGGGCATCGTCGTACGCAGGCATCGAAAATGCCAACTGGATTATTCTGAAGGTACCTGACGCTACGATGGACGAAACCCGTAAGAAGCAGATCATCGGCGAAGCATATTATCTGCGAGCCTTTTATCACTGGATGCTCACCAAAAACTTTGGTGATGTACCCATCAAAACGGAGCCAAGTACGTCGGAAGAAAAGGCATACGTAGGGAAAAGCCCCAAAGTCGATGTCTACAAGCAAATTTACAGCGACCTCGATCAGGCTTTGGCGGCAGGTCTACTCTCGTATCCTGCGGTAGAAAAAGGACGTCCTTCAAAGGAAGCCGTGAATGCACTGTACGCCAAGGCTGCGCTGTACAACGAAGACTGGGCCAAAGCCCTGGAAAAAGCCGAAGCCGTCATCAACTCAGGCAAGTACCAGCTGATGACCAACGTGCTAGATGTCTTTGATTATCAGACGGAAGACGCCGCCCGTAAAGAAAATATCTGGGCTTTTGAGGTAGATCCGATTTCACCGGGTACCGGTCATCAATTAGTAGGCCTCACGGGCCCTTCGGGTAGCGCGGGAGTCGAGTACGCCCGTACTTCGTATGGCTCCATGTTTGCGTATCAGGATTTTTACAATTCGTTCGATCCTACAGATAAACGCCTTCAATTACTGGCAACTTCCTATGTCAATAAAGCTGGAAAGATTGTGCCCCAGAAAGACATTACCCCAATTACCACTGAGGGTGTATTGATCCGAAAATACCGTGATCCGGTTTCGACCACGGGTACCATCGTGAATATTCCCATTCTGCGCTTGGCCGATATTTACCTGATTGCCGCCGAGGCCGAAGCCCGCATGAACGGGGGGACCGCCAAAGCTTACGGCTATA is from Salmonirosea aquatica and encodes:
- a CDS encoding SusC/RagA family TonB-linked outer membrane protein; protein product: MLKNLIRLFSLAVLGLLSLSHIQAQDLAVKGKVTDDSGEAIPGVSVTVKGTQRGTITNVDGTYSVNAASNATLVFSFLGYESQEAVVNNRATINISLKTDTKALEEVVVVGYGTQRKVETTGSIASVKSDELTQLPVTNVAQGLQARVSGVQINQNSGSPGGNISVRVRGTNSINGNSEPLYVVDGIQISNGGGINDVSPLSTINPNDIESVEVLKDASASAIYGARAANGVVLITTKRGKAGATRVSIDSYYGVQQAAKTLDVLNAAEFAQLENEVFKNNAYPNPASLGEGTDWQSLIFQKAPIQSHQLSINGGSEKTQLALSANYFNQDGIIVNSNFKRYSYRLNVDHKVSNRFKVGTSILGSIIVNNGIDAGSTTIGDAGVVTASVLGAAVGAPPTLQPYREDGSIFPFGEQGNGQYREVVNPLNYTAITRQRNIKRTLVNLFGEFEILPGFTYRASFNADVQNRLDDFYSPLSIINRADISDNSGSASKSNSNFLGLLHESILSYSHKFGEDHSLRFTGLFASQVENSNSNSISASGFPNDATRNEALQLALNRTVSSGRSKQRLDSYMGRINYGFRDKYFLDLTARVDGSSKFGANHKYGFFPAISAAWRIIEEDFIKDLRWMSDLKLRASYGITGNAGGLNPYQSLATVSSGGGYNLGNTYQTAISPTGIANPDLRWEKSAQTDIGLDIGLFNNRLSIVMDYYYKRTDDLLYVKTLPLSSGYGSITGNYASLENKGFEFAANATILNGPVRWSVSGNLTANRNKLLDLDGGTTQERFVTNYSLLSVGQPLGVFKTYVFDGINQTGDAIIPGYDGRVGGHKVKDLNNDGAINSEDQIITGNPNPKFIFGASTNLSYKNFDFSLFLSGSQGNDTYNVSRLSFENPLGQRNLLEGVVNRWTPTNPSNQYVSAFVAGRLPITDYAMEDGSYVRLKNITLGYTLPTIKGISRVRIYVSSNNLLTLTKYTGFDPEVNTYAGSNTAIGIDNLVYPQAKSFLGGIQLTF
- a CDS encoding RagB/SusD family nutrient uptake outer membrane protein — its product is MKSRLKSLYKILPLVMLGIGMTACELDETVYSSIFTDNFYKTGSDAEKGLIAVYDAMRGLYGGPAAVMVPDYSADQVYPRAVVGRNTLTLFTVEPTYTTQRSAGRTNESPQQIWASSYAGIENANWIILKVPDATMDETRKKQIIGEAYYLRAFYHWMLTKNFGDVPIKTEPSTSEEKAYVGKSPKVDVYKQIYSDLDQALAAGLLSYPAVEKGRPSKEAVNALYAKAALYNEDWAKALEKAEAVINSGKYQLMTNVLDVFDYQTEDAARKENIWAFEVDPISPGTGHQLVGLTGPSGSAGVEYARTSYGSMFAYQDFYNSFDPTDKRLQLLATSYVNKAGKIVPQKDITPITTEGVLIRKYRDPVSTTGTIVNIPILRLADIYLIAAEAEARMNGGTAKAYGYINAVRSRAGLPNLATGLSKDSFIDAVLQERSWELFAEGDRWYDLTRTDRFLTVIPKATNSVYPSRPVQAKNKYFPIPQDEVNANPELEQNPDWQ